A genomic stretch from Coffea arabica cultivar ET-39 chromosome 10c, Coffea Arabica ET-39 HiFi, whole genome shotgun sequence includes:
- the LOC113714666 gene encoding sucrose transport protein SUC4, producing MPMPEAEGHGKNKPRATRPPVREPVRPQRVPLRFLLRVSSVACGIQFGWALQLSLLTPYVQELGIPHAWASIIWLCGPISGFFVQPLVGHMSDRCKSRLGRRRPFIIAGAASIVVAVLVIGFSADIGWLFGDRGEIKLRAIVAFVIGFWLLDVANNMTQGPCRALLADLTEKDHRRTRVANAYFSLWMAVGNILGYATGAYSGWFKLLPFTLSSACNVNCANLKAAFLIDIIFIAITTYISISGAQEKPLDSLHGSPASVEGSSEQSSHEQEAFLWEMFGTFKYFTGVIWIILLAIALNWIGWFPFLLFDTDWMGREIYGGEPNVGQNYSVGVRMGAFGLMLNSVFLGVTSVLMEKLCRKWGAGFTWGVSNIIMSLCFVAMLIIAAVRTHMDIGDHLPPDGVVIAALVVFSILGIPLAITYSVPYALISSRIDALGLGQGLSMGVLNLAIVVPQILVSLGSGPWDELFGGGNSPAFAVAAVSAFASGLIAILAIPRTRVEKSRILP from the exons ATGCCGATGCCGGAGGCCGAAGGGCATGGTAAAAACAAACCGAGAGCAACTCGTCCTCCGGTTAGGGAACCGGTTCGACCACAACGAGTCCCCTTACGTTTTCTTCTCCGAGTCTCATCCGTCGCGTGCGGAATTCAGTTCGGTTGGGCGCTACAGTTATCGTTACTGACTCCCTACGTACAAGAACTCGGGATTCCTCACGCCTGGGCGAGTATAATATGGTTATGCGGACCGATTTCCGGTTTTTTCGTTCAACCGCTGGTTGGTCACATGAGCGATCGGTGCAAAAGTCGGCTCGGCCGTCGAAGGCCTTTTATTATTGCCGGCGCGGCATCGATCGTCGTTGCCGTTCTCGTCATCGGTTTCTCGGCTGATATCGGCTGGCTTTTCGGCGACCGCGGGGAAATCAAGCTACGCGCTATTGTGGCTTTCGTCATAGGGTTTTGGCTCCTCGATGTTGCGAATAACATGACGCAAGGTCCTTGTAGAGCTCTCCTCGCTGATCTAACTG AAAAGGATCACCGGAGGACTCGAGTAGcaaatgcatatttttcactatggATGGCTGTTGGAAATATCCTTGGCTATGCCACTGGAGCTTACAGTGGTTGGTTCAAACTTTTACCCTTTACGCTCAGTTCTGCGTGCAACGTCAACTGTGCAAATCTTAAGGCCGCCTTCCTTATTGACATTATCTTTATAGCAATTACGACATATATAAGCATATCAGGAGCCCAGGAGAAGCCGCTGGATTCCCTCCATGGTTCACCTGCTTCTGTAGAAGGAAGTTCTGAACAGTCAAGCCATGAACAAGAAGCTTTCCTTTGGGAAATGTTTGGAACTTTTAAATATTTCACTGGGGTTATATGGATTATCTTGCTTGCTATTGCTTTGAATTGGATTGGAtggtttccttttcttctctttgatACTGATTGGATGGGGCGAGAAATTTATGGTGGGGAGCCAAATGTTGGCCAGAATTACAGTGTTGGAGTCAGAATGGGTGCTTTTGGTCTAATGTTGAATTCAGTGTTCCTTGGAGTAACTTCAGTGCTCATGGAGAAGCTCTGCCGGAAATGGGGGGCTGGTTTTACATGGGGAGTTTCAAACATCATCATGTCTCTTTGTTTTGTTGCAATGCTTATAATTGCTGCAGTCAGAACTCATATGGACATTGGTGACCATCTTCCTCCAGATGGTGTTGTGATTGCTGCACTGGTAGTATTTTCCATTCTTGGGATTCCCCTCGCG ATAACCTACAGTGTTCCCTATGCCTTGATATCCTCACGGATTGATGCTTTAGGGCTTGGCCAGG GATTGTCAATGGGTGTTCTCAATTTGGCAATTGTGGTCCCACAG ATTTTGGTCTCTCTTGGAAGCGGACCTTGGGATGAGCTATTTGGTGGTGGCAACTCACCAGCCTTTGCAGTTGCAGCTGTTTCAGCATTTGCTAGTGGACTCATAGCCATTCTGGCAATTCCTCGAACAAGGGTGGAAAAATCAAGAATCCTCCCCTGA
- the LOC113714667 gene encoding protein DETOXIFICATION 48-like, protein MCNPKPSSPSSFVCNTKKNHFTKPQKHMDICTTHDDYDYDDDDQLHRWPTPTEALQEIKAIGKISGPTALTGLLLYSRAMISMLFLGYLGELELAGGSLAIGFANITGYSVISGLAMGMEPICGQAYGARQMKLLGITLQRTVLLLLSTSIPISLTWLNMKRILLWCGQDEEISSMSHTFLVYAIPDLFFLSLLHPLRVYLRTQSITLPLTYCSAISVLLHVPLNFLLVRYFNMGITGVALAMVWTNLNLFLLLCSFLYFSGVYKDSWVAPSMDCLRGWSSLLALAVPTCVSVCLEWWWYEFMIMLCGLLLNPKATVASMGILIQTTSLVYVFPSALSLGVSTRVGNELGANRPARARISMIVSLICAVALGLAAMLFTILMRHQWGRFFTSDAEILELTSVALPIVGLCELGNCPQTTGCGVLRGSARPTTGANINLGSFYLVGMPVAILMGFVLKMGFAGLWLGLLAAQASCALLMLYVLCRTDWIVQVERAKELTKSSSSSSSTTTTTTKTTTSAGAGGGVILPVSSPPSQSTTKHDGAGKTVNLEQILCTNDELVKSASLETDPLISNHIVH, encoded by the exons ATGTGCAATCCAAAGCCCTCTTCCCCATCCTCATTTGTCTGCAACACTAAGAAAAATCATTTCACAAAACCCCAAAAACACATGGATATTTGCACTACTCATGATGATTATgattatgatgatgatgatcaaCTTCATAGATGGCCAACCCCTACTGAG GCCCTGCAAGAGATCAAAGCCATAGGGAAGATATCAGGACCTACTGCCCTGACAGGGCTACTACTATATTCAAGGGCCATGATTTCCATGCTATTTCTTGGCTATCTTGGAGAGCTTGAACTGGCAGGAGGATCTCTTGCTATAGGCTTTGCAAACATCACTGGTTACTCTGTCATTTCAGGCTTAGCCATGGGCATGGAACCTATTTGTGGACAAGCCTACGGCGCCAGACAAATGAAACTTCTAGGCATAACTCTGCAAAGAActgtcctcctcctcctctccacCTCCATTCCCATCTCCTTGACGTGGCTCAACATGAAAAGAATCCTTTTATGGTGCGGCCAAGATGAAGAAATCTCATCAATGTCACATACTTTCCTAGTCTACGCAATCCCTGACCTCTTCTTCCTTTCACTGCTCCACCCTCTTCGTGTCTATTTAAGGACTCAAAGCATCACATTGCCCTTAACTTATTGCTCAGCAATCTCAGTTCTCCTTCATGTTCCACTCAATTTTCTTCTAGTCAGGTACTTTAACATGGGAATCACCGGCGTTGCATTGGCAATGGTTTGGACTAACCTAAACCTTTTTCTTCTGCTCTGCTCCTTCCTCTATTTCTCTGGGGTGTATAAAGATTCTTGGGTGGCTCCCAGCATGGATTGTTTACGCGGCTGGTCATCTTTGCTAGCGCTAGCTGTGCCAACTTGTGTATCTGTTTGCCTTGAGTGGTGGTGGTATGAGTTCATGATAATGCTTTGTGGACTCCTACTCAACCCGAAAGCAACAGTTGCTTCTATGGGAATCCTCATCCAAACAACCTCATTGGTCTATGTTTTTCCGTCTGCTCTGAGCCTGGGAGTCTCCACCAGAGTTGGAAATGAACTCGGAGCCAACCGGCCAGCCAGAGCCCGCATTTCCATGATAGTTTCCCTAATTTGCGCGGTCGCATTAGGCCTTGCGGCAATGCTCTTCACTATCTTGATGAGGCACCAATGGGGCCGGTTTTTCACCAGCGATGCTGAGATTCTTGAACTAACATCAGTAGCATTGCCCATAGTTGGGCTTTGTGAGCTTGGAAATTGTCCCCAAACAACCGGCTGCGGGGTGCTGAGAGGAAGTGCTAGGCCTACAACCGGAGCAAATATCAATTTGGGATCATTTTATCTGGTCGGAATGCCGGTGGCAATATTGATGGGTTTCGTGTTAAAAATGGGGTTTGCTGGGCTGTGGCTGGGATTGCTTGCAGCCCAGGCCTCATGTGCACTTCTTATGCTCTATGTATTATGCAGAACGGATTGGATAGTTCAAGTTGAAAGAGCAAAAGAGCTAAcaaaatcatcatcatcttcttcttctactactactactaccacAAAAACAACTACCTCAGCAGGTGCTGGTGGTGGTGTTATATTGCCGGTGTCATCGCCGCCTTCCCAGTCCACCACCAAGCATGATGGAGCTGGCAAGACAGTTAATCTTGAACAGATATTGTGCACTAATGATGAGTTGGTGAAGTCAGCTTCACTTGAAACTGACCCTCTCATATCTAACCACATTGTGCATTAA